One segment of Thermus tengchongensis DNA contains the following:
- the ybeY gene encoding rRNA maturation RNase YbeY yields the protein MVAIVANKRPPRGLIPRLRRALSTLMEELGVGDKAVTVILTGDRRIRALKRAWWGESEATDVLSFPHYEPGDPFVPPHLGDIWISLDTAKRQAEARGVGLEEEVLVLAAHGLWHLLGHDHQREEDWEGFRRVQERILAL from the coding sequence GTGGTGGCGATCGTAGCCAATAAGCGTCCGCCCCGCGGCCTCATCCCTAGGCTCCGCCGGGCTCTTTCCACCCTGATGGAGGAACTGGGCGTGGGGGACAAGGCGGTCACGGTCATCCTCACCGGGGACCGCAGGATCCGGGCGCTCAAGCGGGCGTGGTGGGGGGAGAGCGAGGCCACGGATGTCCTCTCCTTTCCCCACTATGAACCCGGGGATCCCTTCGTCCCCCCCCACCTGGGGGACATCTGGATCAGCCTGGACACGGCCAAGCGCCAAGCCGAGGCGCGGGGGGTGGGCCTCGAGGAGGAGGTGCTTGTCCTGGCGGCCCACGGGCTATGGCATCTCCTCGGCCACGACCACCAACGGGAGGAGGATTGGGAGGGCTTCCGCCGCGTCCAAGAGAGGATCCTCGCCCTCTAA
- a CDS encoding diacylglycerol kinase — MGGLPPRPREDPRPLKGVWRSLGYAWEGILYAWRVQRNFRLEAYLAFLALGLALWLEVNPVPVLLVSALVLSLELMNTALEALADLVSPVFHPLVKRAKDTAAAAVLLASFFALLLGFYLFLPPLLGRFGLS; from the coding sequence TTGGGAGGGCTTCCGCCGCGTCCAAGAGAGGATCCTCGCCCTCTAAAGGGCGTTTGGCGCTCCCTGGGCTATGCCTGGGAGGGGATCCTCTACGCCTGGCGGGTGCAGCGCAACTTCCGTCTGGAGGCCTACTTGGCCTTTCTGGCCCTCGGGCTTGCCCTTTGGCTGGAGGTCAATCCGGTGCCGGTGTTGCTCGTTAGCGCCCTGGTGCTTTCCTTGGAACTCATGAACACCGCCCTCGAGGCCCTGGCGGACCTGGTGAGCCCCGTCTTCCACCCCCTGGTCAAGCGGGCCAAGGACACGGCGGCGGCGGCGGTGCTTTTGGCGAGCTTCTTCGCCCTCCTCCTAGGCTTCTACCTCTTCCTGCCCCCCCTCCTGGGGCGTTTTGGGCTAAGCTAG
- a CDS encoding GreA/GreB family elongation factor: protein MAREVKLTKAGYERLMQQLLQERERLQEATRILQELMESSDDYDDSGLEAAKQEKARIEARIDSLEDILSRAVIIEEAATEVIGLGSVVELEDPVTGERLEVQVVSPAEASVLETPMKISDASPMGKALLGHREGDVLSLETPKGKKEFRVVSVRG, encoded by the coding sequence ATGGCGCGCGAGGTGAAGCTAACCAAAGCCGGTTACGAGCGGCTCATGCAGCAACTTCTGCAGGAAAGGGAACGCCTGCAAGAAGCTACCCGCATCCTGCAGGAGCTCATGGAGTCCTCTGACGACTACGACGATTCGGGGCTGGAGGCGGCCAAACAGGAAAAGGCCCGCATCGAGGCCCGGATCGACAGCCTCGAGGACATCCTCTCCCGGGCGGTGATCATCGAGGAGGCTGCCACCGAGGTCATCGGCCTGGGCTCAGTGGTGGAGCTGGAAGACCCGGTCACCGGGGAGCGCCTGGAGGTGCAGGTGGTCTCCCCTGCCGAGGCCAGCGTCCTGGAAACCCCCATGAAGATCTCCGACGCCTCCCCCATGGGCAAAGCCCTCCTGGGGCATAGGGAGGGGGATGTGCTCAGCCTGGAAACCCCCAAGGGCAAAAAGGAGTTCCGGGTGGTCTCGGTGCGCGGCTAA
- the lysS gene encoding lysine--tRNA ligase: MNEQTRQRLLNLEALVEAGFQPYPYRYPKTHSAKEILSAKEGAPPEREWEEEVALAGRIVALRRMGKVTFAHLLDESGKIQLYFQKDLTPSYELLKKLDVGDILGVKGTVFTTKTGEVTVKVLSWTPLVKSLHPLPDKWHGIKDKEVRYRQRYLDLIVNPEVREVFRRRTAMVRYIRRFFEERGFLEVETPILQATTGGAEARPFKTYHNALDHEFYLRISLELHLKRLLVGGFEKVFEIGRNFRNEGIDHNHNPEFTMLEAYWAYADYQDMAQLVEELLSGLVLHLFGSYQVPYQGRVLDFTPPFKRISFVEALKEKAGLPFDPLDLERLRIFADAHHPELAQVPSYKLLDKLFSIYVEPELQNPTFVFDFPLAISPLAKRHREKPGLTERWDLYAGGMELAPAYSELNDPLDQRERFLEQARRRREGDEEAPEPDEDFLLALEYGMPPAAGLGLGLDRLAMILTDQPSLRDVLLFPLLKPKREPVEEKA; encoded by the coding sequence ATGAACGAACAGACGCGGCAACGCCTACTCAACCTAGAAGCCCTGGTGGAGGCGGGGTTTCAACCCTACCCCTATCGGTATCCCAAGACCCACAGCGCAAAGGAAATCCTATCCGCCAAGGAGGGGGCTCCCCCGGAAAGGGAGTGGGAGGAGGAGGTGGCCCTGGCCGGGCGCATCGTGGCCTTAAGGCGCATGGGGAAGGTCACCTTCGCCCACCTCCTGGACGAAAGCGGGAAGATCCAGCTCTATTTCCAAAAGGACCTCACCCCAAGCTACGAGCTCTTGAAGAAGCTGGACGTGGGGGACATCCTGGGGGTCAAGGGCACGGTCTTCACCACCAAGACCGGGGAGGTCACGGTGAAGGTCCTCTCCTGGACCCCCCTGGTGAAAAGCCTCCATCCCCTCCCCGACAAGTGGCACGGGATCAAGGACAAGGAGGTGCGCTACCGGCAGCGCTACCTGGACCTCATCGTCAACCCGGAGGTGCGGGAGGTCTTTCGGCGGCGCACCGCCATGGTGCGCTACATCCGCCGCTTCTTTGAGGAACGGGGGTTTTTGGAGGTGGAAACCCCCATTCTTCAGGCCACCACCGGCGGAGCGGAGGCCAGGCCCTTCAAGACCTACCACAACGCCCTGGACCACGAGTTCTACCTAAGGATCTCCCTGGAACTTCACCTGAAGCGCCTCCTGGTGGGCGGCTTTGAAAAAGTCTTTGAGATTGGCCGCAACTTCCGCAACGAGGGCATCGACCACAACCACAACCCTGAGTTCACCATGCTGGAAGCCTACTGGGCCTACGCGGACTACCAGGATATGGCCCAGCTGGTGGAGGAACTCCTTTCCGGCCTGGTCCTCCACCTCTTCGGCAGCTACCAAGTCCCCTACCAGGGGCGGGTGCTGGACTTCACCCCGCCCTTTAAACGCATCTCCTTCGTGGAGGCTTTGAAGGAAAAGGCTGGCCTGCCCTTTGACCCCCTAGACCTGGAAAGGCTTCGGATCTTCGCCGACGCCCACCACCCCGAGCTCGCCCAGGTTCCCAGTTACAAGCTCCTGGACAAGCTTTTTAGCATCTACGTGGAGCCTGAACTCCAAAACCCCACCTTCGTCTTCGACTTCCCCCTGGCCATCAGCCCCCTGGCCAAGCGGCACCGGGAAAAGCCCGGGCTCACGGAGCGCTGGGACCTCTATGCGGGCGGGATGGAACTCGCCCCCGCCTACTCCGAGCTCAACGACCCCCTGGACCAGAGGGAACGCTTTTTGGAGCAGGCCAGGCGCAGGCGGGAAGGGGACGAGGAGGCCCCCGAGCCCGACGAGGACTTTCTGTTGGCCCTGGAGTACGGCATGCCCCCGGCGGCAGGGCTTGGCCTCGGCCTGGACCGCCTGGCCATGATCCTCACCGACCAGCCCTCCTTGAGGGACGTCCTCCTCTTCCCCTTGCTCAAACCCAAGCGGGAGCCCGTGGAGGAAAAGGCCTAG
- a CDS encoding cation diffusion facilitator family transporter, whose amino-acid sequence MAEKAARLSLLVALWVLGLKALAYLLTGSVALLSDALESTVNVAAALLALFAIRFAQRPPDETHPFGHTKAEYFSAVVEGVLVVAAALLIAQEALPRLLDPRPLLGLGPGLLVSLLASLTNGLLAWHLIRLGKVLRSPALTADGYHVLSDALTSVGVLAGVSFAWATGLWMLDPLLALLVAGNILLMGFRLVRQSVGGLMDEGLPTEEVARIRETIAKALGGRALEVHDLKTRKAGNRAFLEFHLVVPGSMTVEEAHRLCDELEKALEEGFPGLAVTIHVEPESERKRPG is encoded by the coding sequence ATGGCGGAGAAGGCCGCCCGCCTCAGCCTCCTGGTGGCCCTGTGGGTCCTGGGGTTAAAGGCCTTGGCCTACCTCCTCACCGGTTCGGTGGCCCTGCTCTCCGACGCCCTCGAGTCCACGGTGAACGTGGCCGCGGCGCTTTTGGCCCTCTTCGCCATCCGCTTCGCCCAACGCCCCCCCGACGAAACCCACCCCTTCGGCCACACCAAGGCCGAGTATTTCTCTGCGGTGGTGGAGGGAGTCTTGGTGGTGGCGGCGGCCCTCCTAATCGCCCAAGAAGCCCTGCCCCGCCTCCTCGATCCCCGGCCTCTTCTGGGCCTGGGACCGGGGCTCTTGGTCAGCCTCCTGGCCTCCCTGACCAACGGCCTTCTGGCCTGGCATCTCATCCGCCTGGGTAAGGTCCTCCGGTCCCCTGCCCTCACCGCCGATGGGTACCATGTGCTTTCCGACGCGCTCACCTCCGTGGGGGTTCTCGCCGGGGTAAGCTTTGCCTGGGCCACGGGGTTATGGATGCTGGATCCTTTGCTGGCCCTTTTGGTGGCGGGGAACATCCTCCTCATGGGCTTCCGCCTGGTGCGCCAGTCCGTGGGGGGGCTTATGGACGAGGGACTTCCCACAGAAGAGGTGGCGCGAATCCGGGAAACCATCGCAAAGGCCCTAGGGGGGAGGGCCCTCGAGGTCCACGACCTCAAAACCCGCAAGGCGGGAAACCGGGCCTTTTTGGAGTTTCACCTGGTGGTGCCGGGGTCCATGACCGTGGAGGAAGCCCATCGCCTCTGCGATGAGCTGGAAAAGGCTTTGGAGGAAGGTTTCCCTGGGCTTGCCGTCACCATCCACGTGGAACCAGAAAGCGAGCGCAAACGCCCAGGATGA
- a CDS encoding acyl-CoA mutase large subunit family protein, with product MRKKHDWLRETYQKSLEKMPERPVAHRTLSDIAPEPLYTPEDIGVLDPEYEEKRGYPGEYPYTRGVYGSMYRSKLWTMRMFAGFGTAEQTNERFKKLLKAGQTGLSVAFDLPTLMGYDSDHPLSKGEVGKCGVAVSSLADMEILFEGINLEEVTTSMTINSPANAIWAMYLAVAKKRGYDWKKLGGTIQNDILKEFIAQKEFIFPPEPSVKLVIDTFEWGPKNVPKWNFISVSGYHIREAGSTAVQELAWTLADGFEYVEAALKRGLDIDEFAPRISFFFDVHNDFFEEIAKFRAARRIWAKEMRHRYGAKNPQSWMLRTHAQTAGVSLTAQQPLNNIARVAIQALAAVLGGTNSLHTDAYDEALALPTEESATIALRTQQIIAYETGVTHTIDPLAGSYYVEWLTDEMERQAMAIIEEIRRMGGVVRAIEEGYFLRELAEASYRYQQEVERKERIIVGVNAFTDEIPLKVPIQLVDPEVERVQAERLARVRRERDPKRVEEALAGLRRAAVEGQNTMPHFVECALAYCTLGEMMDVLREVYGTYQEPAYV from the coding sequence ATGCGCAAGAAGCACGACTGGCTCAGGGAAACCTATCAGAAGAGCCTGGAGAAGATGCCCGAGAGGCCCGTGGCCCACCGCACCCTTTCGGACATCGCCCCAGAGCCCCTCTACACCCCCGAGGACATCGGCGTCCTGGACCCGGAGTACGAGGAAAAGCGGGGCTACCCGGGGGAGTACCCCTACACCCGCGGGGTCTACGGCTCCATGTACCGGTCCAAGCTCTGGACCATGCGCATGTTCGCCGGTTTCGGCACCGCCGAACAGACCAACGAGCGGTTCAAGAAACTCCTAAAGGCGGGCCAGACCGGCCTCAGCGTGGCCTTTGACCTGCCCACCCTCATGGGCTACGACTCCGACCACCCCCTTTCCAAGGGAGAGGTGGGCAAGTGCGGGGTGGCGGTCAGTAGCCTCGCGGACATGGAGATCCTCTTCGAGGGGATCAACCTCGAGGAGGTCACCACCTCCATGACCATCAACAGCCCGGCCAACGCCATCTGGGCCATGTACCTGGCGGTGGCCAAAAAGAGGGGGTACGACTGGAAGAAGCTGGGGGGCACCATCCAAAACGACATCCTCAAGGAGTTCATCGCCCAGAAGGAGTTCATCTTCCCCCCCGAGCCCAGCGTGAAGCTGGTCATCGACACCTTCGAGTGGGGGCCCAAGAACGTCCCCAAGTGGAACTTCATCTCCGTCTCCGGCTACCACATCCGGGAGGCAGGCTCCACCGCGGTCCAGGAGCTGGCCTGGACCCTGGCGGATGGTTTCGAGTACGTGGAGGCCGCCCTCAAGCGGGGCCTGGACATCGACGAGTTCGCCCCCCGCATCAGCTTCTTCTTCGACGTCCACAACGACTTCTTTGAGGAGATCGCCAAGTTCCGCGCGGCAAGGCGCATCTGGGCCAAGGAGATGCGCCACCGCTACGGGGCCAAGAACCCCCAAAGCTGGATGCTCCGCACCCACGCCCAGACCGCCGGGGTCTCCCTCACCGCCCAACAGCCCCTCAACAACATCGCCAGGGTGGCCATCCAAGCCCTGGCCGCCGTTTTGGGGGGTACCAACAGCCTGCACACCGACGCTTACGACGAGGCCCTGGCCCTGCCCACGGAGGAATCCGCCACCATCGCCCTCCGCACCCAACAGATCATCGCCTACGAAACGGGCGTCACCCACACCATCGACCCCCTGGCGGGCAGCTACTACGTGGAGTGGCTCACCGACGAGATGGAGCGCCAGGCCATGGCCATCATCGAGGAGATCCGGCGCATGGGGGGCGTGGTGCGGGCCATCGAGGAGGGCTACTTCCTGCGGGAGCTGGCCGAGGCCAGCTACCGCTACCAGCAGGAGGTGGAGCGCAAGGAGAGGATCATCGTGGGGGTGAACGCCTTCACCGACGAGATTCCCTTGAAGGTTCCCATCCAGCTGGTGGACCCCGAGGTGGAGCGGGTGCAGGCGGAGCGCCTGGCCCGGGTACGCCGGGAACGGGACCCCAAGCGGGTGGAGGAGGCTCTTGCGGGTCTCCGGCGGGCCGCGGTGGAAGGGCAGAACACCATGCCCCACTTCGTGGAGTGCGCCCTGGCCTACTGCACCCTGGGGGAGATGATGGACGTCCTGCGGGAGGTCTACGGCACCTACCAGGAGCCAGCTTACGTTTAG
- a CDS encoding cobalamin B12-binding domain-containing protein: MDRRIRVLIAKPGLDGHDRGAKVVARALRDAGMEVIYTGLRQTPEMIVSAAIQEDVDAIGLSILSGAHMHYFREVKRLLEEQGASDILLFGGGIIPDEDVPKLKALGVAAVFGPGTSTQEIVDFLRQAVPERWRAQGLA; encoded by the coding sequence ATGGACAGGCGCATACGGGTGCTCATCGCTAAGCCGGGCTTAGACGGCCACGACCGCGGGGCCAAGGTGGTGGCCCGCGCCCTCAGGGACGCCGGCATGGAGGTGATCTACACGGGGCTCAGGCAAACCCCGGAGATGATCGTATCCGCGGCCATCCAGGAGGACGTGGACGCCATAGGGCTATCCATCCTCTCCGGGGCCCACATGCACTACTTCCGCGAGGTCAAACGGCTTCTGGAAGAGCAGGGGGCCTCGGACATCCTCCTCTTCGGGGGAGGGATCATTCCCGACGAGGACGTGCCCAAACTGAAGGCCCTGGGAGTGGCGGCGGTGTTCGGTCCGGGAACCAGCACCCAGGAGATCGTGGACTTCCTCCGCCAGGCGGTGCCCGAGCGCTGGCGGGCCCAGGGTTTGGCATGA
- a CDS encoding PaaI family thioesterase, which yields MKAIQLYYPPEWAHCYGCGYLNPMGLHLRTYWDKERKESRTAFTPSPHHTAIPGFVYGGLLASLVDCHSTATAAAAKADADGLDLETHPLRFVTASLKVDYLKPTPLGPELVLVGRAKEVKGRKVVVETELYANGEVTVRGEAVLVQITEGFGQGDTVPTRR from the coding sequence ATGAAGGCCATCCAGCTCTACTACCCCCCGGAGTGGGCCCACTGCTACGGGTGCGGCTACCTGAACCCTATGGGCCTCCACCTCAGGACCTATTGGGACAAGGAGCGCAAGGAGAGCCGCACCGCCTTCACCCCAAGCCCCCACCACACCGCCATCCCCGGGTTCGTCTACGGGGGGCTTCTCGCCTCCCTGGTGGACTGCCACTCCACCGCCACCGCTGCCGCCGCCAAGGCGGACGCTGACGGGCTGGACCTGGAAACCCATCCCCTGCGCTTTGTGACCGCCAGCCTCAAGGTGGACTACCTGAAGCCCACCCCTTTGGGGCCCGAGCTGGTCTTGGTGGGCCGGGCCAAGGAGGTAAAGGGGAGGAAGGTGGTGGTGGAAACCGAACTCTACGCCAACGGGGAAGTGACCGTGCGAGGGGAAGCGGTCCTGGTGCAGATCACCGAGGGCTTCGGCCAAGGAGATACCGTTCCAACAAGGCGATAA
- a CDS encoding vWA domain-containing protein, with product MLRLLRVGVLILLFLAFLDPRWPMPGRVVYLLDFSPSARESVFALADRLPRDGIYVAFAERAVRIPSPTARRLDLGEGTDLKAAFQEAEALKPTRVVLVSDGLFEPIPAPFPLDAVYVPPKPHVAVELVPPPYPLYGETVGVGVVLEAPLPTEARLRVEGPGGVLERSLRVEGRKSLTYTFSLTEEAEVRAVAEGPWGRSEAKVRLAPADRPKALVLGDPALARYLEAQGFRVEEGPFRLPLEADLVAVGLGVLDLPEGAPEALRDYLRRGGGLLFTATAKGLFFGGWDRALSEDLPLKPLGRKGAALVLVLDVSGSMEGEKLSLAVAGALELVRSAAPEDYLGVVLFSSSQRVLFPPRPMTEQGKREAESLLLSVRAGGGTVLGPAFREAVRLVQGVPVERKGILVLSDGLISDPQDPILALAEAPGLEVSAVALGPDADRAFLKALAERGGGRYYQAATAGELPRLFLKEGQEVFQGEGLEGRFPVKARPHPLAQGFSPPPLSVLLPARAEPWAEVVLESDGRAVLALGERGEGRVAALATDLSRSWRGWEGAAPFLGGLARYLMGSQKALALYTYPEKNQVRAVVLGRLENPLFLSGGREVPLVPTGPARYEVVAGEPGVLLDGKRRIPLTLPLPGEWTPRDGKLVLKALAEASQGRLLALEDLGRPGSSPLPLRPYLLALALVLFLLERLLEARSFARKA from the coding sequence ATGCTCCGGCTTCTTAGGGTTGGGGTCCTTATCCTGCTTTTCTTGGCCTTCCTGGACCCCAGGTGGCCCATGCCGGGGCGGGTGGTGTACCTTCTGGACTTCTCGCCCTCTGCCCGGGAAAGCGTTTTCGCCTTGGCGGATAGGCTCCCCAGGGACGGGATCTATGTGGCCTTTGCGGAGCGGGCGGTGAGGATTCCTTCCCCCACCGCCCGCAGGCTGGACCTGGGAGAGGGAACGGATCTGAAGGCAGCCTTCCAGGAGGCGGAGGCTCTTAAGCCCACCCGGGTGGTGCTGGTTTCCGATGGGCTTTTTGAGCCCATACCGGCACCCTTTCCCCTGGATGCGGTCTATGTGCCTCCCAAGCCCCATGTGGCGGTGGAGCTGGTCCCCCCGCCTTACCCCTTGTACGGGGAAACGGTGGGGGTGGGGGTGGTCCTCGAGGCCCCCCTCCCCACCGAGGCCCGCCTGAGGGTGGAGGGGCCCGGGGGGGTCCTGGAACGTTCCTTGCGGGTGGAGGGCCGGAAGAGCCTCACCTACACCTTCTCCCTCACGGAGGAGGCCGAGGTGCGGGCGGTGGCGGAAGGCCCTTGGGGGCGGAGCGAGGCCAAGGTGCGGCTCGCCCCCGCCGACCGCCCCAAGGCCCTGGTTCTGGGGGACCCGGCCTTGGCCCGTTACCTGGAGGCCCAGGGGTTTCGCGTGGAGGAGGGGCCTTTCCGGTTGCCCCTCGAGGCCGACCTGGTGGCGGTGGGGCTTGGGGTCTTAGACCTCCCCGAGGGGGCTCCTGAGGCCCTTCGGGACTACCTCCGCCGGGGCGGGGGCCTCCTCTTTACCGCCACCGCCAAAGGGCTCTTCTTCGGCGGGTGGGACCGCGCGCTGTCCGAGGACCTCCCCCTGAAGCCCCTAGGCCGCAAGGGGGCCGCTTTGGTGCTGGTCCTGGACGTGTCCGGGAGCATGGAGGGGGAAAAGCTTTCCCTGGCGGTGGCGGGGGCCTTGGAGCTGGTGCGCTCGGCAGCGCCGGAGGACTACCTCGGGGTGGTGCTCTTTTCCTCCAGCCAACGGGTGCTCTTCCCCCCTAGGCCCATGACGGAGCAAGGCAAGCGGGAAGCAGAAAGCCTCCTTCTCTCCGTGCGGGCGGGGGGTGGGACGGTGTTGGGGCCGGCCTTTCGGGAAGCGGTGCGGCTTGTGCAGGGGGTGCCGGTGGAGCGCAAGGGGATCCTGGTGCTCAGCGACGGCCTCATCTCCGACCCCCAAGACCCCATCCTGGCCCTGGCGGAGGCTCCGGGCCTCGAGGTGAGCGCCGTGGCCTTGGGACCCGACGCCGACCGGGCCTTTCTGAAGGCCCTCGCCGAAAGGGGTGGGGGCCGGTACTACCAGGCGGCCACCGCAGGGGAGCTTCCCCGGCTTTTCCTTAAGGAAGGGCAAGAGGTTTTCCAGGGGGAGGGCCTGGAGGGCCGTTTCCCCGTCAAGGCCAGGCCCCATCCCTTGGCCCAGGGGTTTTCCCCACCTCCCCTTTCCGTTCTCCTTCCGGCCCGGGCCGAGCCCTGGGCGGAGGTGGTGTTGGAAAGCGACGGCAGGGCGGTGCTGGCCCTGGGGGAGAGGGGAGAGGGGCGGGTGGCCGCCTTGGCCACGGATCTTTCCCGCTCCTGGCGGGGTTGGGAGGGGGCGGCCCCCTTTCTCGGGGGGCTTGCCCGTTACCTCATGGGGAGCCAAAAGGCCCTGGCCCTCTACACCTACCCTGAGAAGAACCAGGTGCGTGCCGTGGTCCTGGGCCGTTTAGAGAATCCCCTTTTCCTCAGCGGGGGAAGGGAGGTGCCCTTGGTGCCCACGGGACCTGCGCGCTACGAGGTGGTGGCCGGGGAACCGGGGGTGCTCTTAGACGGGAAGCGCCGCATCCCCCTAACCCTGCCCCTTCCCGGGGAGTGGACCCCCAGGGATGGGAAGCTGGTCCTCAAGGCCCTGGCCGAGGCTTCCCAAGGGCGGTTGCTGGCTCTAGAGGACCTGGGGCGACCTGGATCCTCTCCTTTGCCCCTGCGCCCCTATCTCCTGGCCTTGGCCCTGGTGCTGTTCCTCCTGGAGCGGCTCCTCGAGGCCCGGTCCTTTGCCAGGAAAGCCTGA
- a CDS encoding bifunctional 3,4-dihydroxy-2-butanone-4-phosphate synthase/GTP cyclohydrolase II — protein MEGLASVKELMEELRQGRPVILVDDEDRENEGDLIMAAEHVTPEWVNFMLKECRGLLCVALTEERAKALDLPLMVERNQDPQGTRFTVSVDARGTTTGISAFERAATIRLLADSEATAQDFRRPGHIFPLVARPGGVLRRAGHTEATVDLLRLAGLRPVGSLIEILKEDGTMARLPDLLDFAKKHGLKVGTIADLIRYRLEKGDLYVKREAEALLPTRFGEFRILGYRDTLTGEEHAALVMGGWDPEEPILVRMHSECLTGDALHSLRCDCGFQRDLALERISKEGKGVLVYLRQEGRGIGLVNKIRAYHLQDQGLDTVEANLALGFPPDLRDYGVGAQILYDLGVRKMRLLTNNPRKVKALSGFGIEIVERIPLRAGDNPHNERYLQAKKEKLGHWMD, from the coding sequence ATGGAGGGTTTGGCCAGCGTTAAGGAACTCATGGAGGAACTCCGCCAAGGCCGCCCGGTGATCCTGGTGGACGACGAGGACCGGGAAAACGAGGGCGACCTGATCATGGCGGCGGAGCACGTGACCCCGGAGTGGGTGAACTTCATGCTCAAGGAGTGCCGAGGCCTCCTTTGCGTGGCCTTGACGGAGGAGCGGGCCAAGGCCCTGGACCTGCCCCTCATGGTGGAGAGGAACCAAGATCCCCAGGGGACCCGCTTCACTGTGAGCGTGGATGCCCGGGGGACCACCACGGGGATCTCCGCCTTTGAGCGGGCGGCCACCATAAGGCTTCTGGCTGATTCTGAGGCCACCGCCCAGGACTTCCGGCGCCCCGGGCACATCTTCCCCCTGGTGGCCAGGCCGGGTGGGGTCCTGAGGCGGGCCGGGCACACCGAGGCCACGGTGGACCTCTTGCGCCTGGCGGGGCTTAGGCCGGTGGGAAGCCTCATCGAGATCCTCAAGGAGGATGGCACCATGGCCCGCCTGCCCGACCTTTTGGATTTCGCAAAGAAGCACGGGCTCAAGGTGGGCACCATCGCTGACCTCATCCGCTACCGCCTAGAGAAGGGGGACCTTTACGTGAAACGGGAGGCGGAGGCCCTTTTGCCCACCCGGTTTGGCGAGTTCCGCATCCTGGGCTACCGGGATACCCTCACCGGGGAGGAGCACGCCGCCTTGGTCATGGGCGGCTGGGATCCCGAGGAACCTATCCTGGTGCGCATGCACTCCGAGTGCCTCACCGGGGACGCCCTGCACTCCCTGCGGTGCGACTGCGGCTTCCAGCGGGATCTGGCTCTGGAGCGCATCTCCAAGGAGGGGAAAGGGGTTTTGGTCTACCTGAGGCAAGAGGGGCGGGGGATTGGCCTGGTGAACAAGATTCGGGCCTACCATCTGCAGGACCAAGGCCTGGACACCGTGGAGGCCAACCTGGCCCTGGGGTTCCCTCCGGACCTGAGGGACTATGGGGTTGGGGCCCAGATCCTCTATGACCTAGGGGTGCGGAAGATGCGCCTTCTCACCAACAATCCCCGCAAGGTGAAGGCTTTGTCTGGCTTCGGCATCGAGATCGTGGAGCGCATCCCCTTGCGGGCTGGGGACAACCCCCACAACGAACGTTACCTCCAGGCCAAGAAGGAGAAGCTGGGGCACTGGATGGACTGA
- a CDS encoding riboflavin synthase, protein MFTGLVEETGEIVEIREGPFLRVRIAAQEVLSDLEVGDSVAVDGVCLTAVAVDGEGFWVELAQETLRRTAPTWRPGHRPNLERALKVGDRLGGHFVTGHVDGVAEVVAIRDAPGAKDYFFRPPQDLARYIAEKGSVALNGVSLTVAGLSGQDFFVTLIPHTLKVTNLGNLKVGDRVNLEVDLIARYLERLLRGNDGGFGQR, encoded by the coding sequence ATGTTCACGGGACTGGTGGAGGAAACCGGCGAGATCGTGGAGATCAGGGAAGGCCCGTTCCTTAGGGTCAGGATCGCCGCCCAGGAGGTGCTTTCGGACCTTGAGGTGGGGGATTCGGTGGCGGTGGACGGGGTCTGCCTCACCGCGGTGGCGGTGGACGGGGAGGGCTTCTGGGTGGAGCTGGCCCAGGAGACTCTGCGCCGCACCGCCCCCACCTGGCGCCCTGGGCACCGGCCCAACCTGGAAAGGGCCCTTAAGGTGGGGGACCGGCTTGGGGGGCATTTCGTTACCGGGCATGTGGACGGGGTGGCAGAGGTGGTGGCCATCCGGGATGCCCCGGGGGCCAAGGACTACTTCTTCCGCCCCCCCCAAGACCTTGCCCGTTACATCGCCGAGAAGGGAAGCGTGGCCCTAAACGGCGTCTCCCTCACGGTGGCGGGCTTATCGGGGCAGGACTTCTTCGTCACCCTCATCCCCCACACCCTTAAGGTCACTAACCTGGGAAACCTAAAGGTGGGGGATAGGGTGAACCTGGAAGTGGACCTCATCGCCCGCTATCTGGAGCGGCTTTTAAGGGGGAATGATGGAGGGTTTGGCCAGCGTTAA